In Limibacter armeniacum, a single window of DNA contains:
- a CDS encoding DUF3859 domain-containing protein, whose protein sequence is MRQEEYDPLYVISYTPDDIASIREALKQYSELIRSGKGFEDNYCVAHFEPTTDISLSDFERHPALLKYIKTELRYKDDDLKEQLLTETLCFLCAAKYPELEGDIVAACESIVFFARSINDSSKMWITSESPFGLEPLDLLATLKPKYGYLLAGFFVPYWDDEHMPEALSYLGAWSDKFGITPDTIKAFCYCDHSSAREYMLGYSTMDGMDETERIESQFDLIEHFRNNPEAFQLFKDLLVTRFQEQLFLQYTDDVRYYNNNPLRTMVMDIMMLHYPSDTWDDDFDIDEYLTQTFINGPAEEEIAEIKSYVEDKLGRTIVPSIQEYKAKISQEIEKTPTKNHPFDNWKTFITQAVKNGDKVWAYIEEGTDKSVLETLEKMDIYSSSKKGKFDLYKELDEHAFNMKYVWRYLDDIINPLFDAFYEDVIMEVEKQDAWLIRFLEVIFRLNGKESFNSDTVTLIIEDFELCDQETFEKVFSINWYQKLENRLSEIKEFADDIYGNQVEKCWKIIDENRSEAVEKLPNTLFSITDEDNDLIIELLITASYIISQDSKVGRDDALTQASKVYVEQYALDKLLLDLRKDTLFPSDDTIQTSKSGSYAYPAHKDYIEGIMVHYPDFLAFEQFIRQGHVMDGEKRLSYKASEEKALAILEKNLEYDDVISDKLREVNWLRNFSDQTQKLLYVAHLAGTQPELSCSHALNRLLKLIFTLAPVRMTHMLAKAYKDDRRDDWHDNVAPMLDMLDGFKSQGLSDEGYWAFQFQQFAGRYESYKQPYYKQLLAEWSEMHKPVPVSFLQRIHQRQRNALKIGLQYLSYSTQSTIVDDAASAFPQNDYSKIYDRQLFELFIRKLKAKFSLNDLPIYFKNRLEAEGINCQFVEWDEWHNHNELLQQILQDTPVDQRPPLTKEACQEQLSNKKEWQYLVLKRDGDQLMPVLGKEELWLLRNGFDSDNIYQAQIKAIIIDDTCPQEHIDELLSWSQVDYKKEWLKVSSYLLGGSPLRAVEHIIRYGINPDQFSSRESFYEASLNDLLLKASEHVRGNTLRFLGMVSHECLDITTGLSKEAYLDMLMENQVDRKAIFKMLVEQEQFRLIPKIALKVDVSPFVVKEKIAVQIQLLSILAPFPQYHPLVISLERSKSSKLRNHIEQLYIRYHIKTKEAVQCHIVDYGVYVMEGNTDPQSGSTRKTAREPLCTLQTTQIKGEPDTYFGLRFTATHPETAPKVLVHQVTVSHPYRNPETNEVIQYTSQWTQNGYSNSNIFLGWYFDPKEELLTGQYHMTAHDTDGNLLAEKTFEVI, encoded by the coding sequence ATGAGACAAGAAGAGTATGATCCATTATATGTCATCAGCTATACCCCTGATGATATAGCTTCTATCCGTGAAGCATTAAAACAATACAGTGAGCTGATCAGGTCAGGTAAAGGGTTTGAGGACAACTACTGTGTTGCGCATTTTGAGCCAACCACGGATATTTCATTGAGTGATTTTGAGCGACATCCTGCCTTACTTAAATACATTAAGACTGAATTACGGTATAAGGACGATGATCTGAAAGAACAGCTCTTGACTGAAACACTTTGCTTCTTGTGTGCAGCAAAATACCCCGAACTGGAAGGGGATATCGTGGCCGCCTGTGAAAGCATTGTCTTTTTTGCCCGAAGCATCAATGACTCCTCAAAAATGTGGATCACTTCTGAAAGCCCATTTGGGCTTGAACCACTGGATTTACTGGCAACACTAAAACCGAAATACGGCTACCTTTTGGCAGGTTTCTTTGTGCCTTACTGGGATGATGAGCATATGCCTGAGGCACTTTCATATTTGGGCGCATGGTCTGATAAGTTTGGTATCACCCCTGACACTATCAAAGCATTCTGTTATTGTGATCACTCCAGTGCCCGAGAATATATGTTGGGTTATAGCACTATGGATGGAATGGATGAAACTGAGAGGATCGAAAGTCAGTTTGACCTAATTGAACATTTCAGAAACAACCCTGAAGCTTTTCAGCTTTTCAAGGATTTGCTGGTGACTCGTTTTCAAGAGCAGCTCTTCCTTCAGTACACCGATGATGTAAGGTATTACAACAATAACCCTCTCCGGACTATGGTCATGGATATCATGATGCTTCATTACCCTTCTGATACTTGGGATGATGATTTTGATATTGATGAGTACCTAACCCAAACATTTATCAATGGACCTGCTGAAGAGGAAATAGCCGAAATAAAGTCCTATGTGGAGGATAAACTGGGTAGAACAATAGTTCCTTCAATACAGGAGTACAAAGCTAAAATCTCTCAAGAGATTGAGAAGACACCAACAAAGAATCATCCTTTTGACAACTGGAAAACATTTATCACGCAAGCAGTCAAAAATGGTGATAAAGTATGGGCATATATAGAAGAAGGCACTGATAAATCAGTACTGGAGACTTTGGAGAAAATGGACATCTACAGTTCTTCAAAGAAAGGGAAATTTGATCTGTATAAGGAACTGGACGAACATGCCTTCAATATGAAGTATGTTTGGAGATACCTTGATGATATAATTAACCCTTTGTTTGATGCATTTTATGAAGATGTCATCATGGAGGTCGAGAAACAGGATGCATGGCTAATTCGATTCCTCGAAGTAATTTTTCGCTTAAATGGAAAAGAGTCATTTAACAGTGATACGGTTACATTAATTATAGAAGACTTTGAGTTATGTGATCAGGAGACATTTGAAAAGGTCTTTTCGATTAACTGGTATCAAAAACTGGAAAACAGGCTATCAGAAATCAAGGAATTTGCAGATGATATATATGGCAACCAAGTTGAAAAGTGCTGGAAAATCATTGATGAAAACAGGTCTGAGGCTGTTGAAAAATTACCTAACACGCTATTCTCTATTACAGATGAAGACAACGACCTTATAATTGAACTGCTTATTACTGCATCCTATATTATCTCTCAGGATAGCAAGGTTGGGCGTGACGATGCACTGACACAAGCCTCCAAGGTTTATGTAGAGCAATATGCTTTGGATAAGCTGCTACTTGACTTGAGAAAGGATACTCTTTTCCCTTCTGATGACACCATCCAGACCTCAAAATCGGGCAGCTATGCCTATCCTGCCCATAAAGATTACATTGAGGGAATTATGGTACACTATCCGGACTTCCTTGCCTTTGAGCAATTTATCCGCCAAGGGCATGTGATGGATGGAGAAAAGCGCTTGTCTTATAAAGCCAGCGAAGAGAAGGCTCTTGCTATTTTGGAGAAAAACTTGGAGTACGATGATGTAATCTCTGACAAACTGCGAGAGGTAAATTGGCTCAGAAACTTCAGTGACCAAACTCAGAAACTGCTTTATGTGGCACACCTAGCTGGCACACAGCCAGAACTTTCCTGTTCCCATGCACTGAATCGATTATTGAAACTAATTTTTACACTGGCACCAGTCCGCATGACCCATATGTTGGCTAAGGCATACAAGGATGACCGCCGTGACGATTGGCATGACAATGTAGCGCCTATGCTGGATATGTTGGATGGCTTCAAATCACAAGGTTTGTCAGATGAAGGCTACTGGGCATTCCAGTTTCAGCAATTTGCAGGACGCTATGAGAGTTATAAGCAACCATATTACAAACAACTATTAGCGGAATGGAGTGAAATGCATAAGCCTGTTCCTGTCAGTTTTCTACAGCGGATACACCAAAGGCAACGTAACGCTTTGAAGATTGGCTTGCAGTACCTCTCATATAGCACGCAATCAACAATTGTGGATGATGCCGCTTCAGCATTTCCTCAAAATGACTATTCCAAAATTTATGACAGACAGTTATTTGAACTGTTTATCCGTAAACTGAAGGCAAAATTCAGCCTGAATGACTTACCCATCTACTTTAAAAACCGTTTGGAGGCTGAAGGGATCAATTGTCAATTTGTAGAGTGGGATGAGTGGCATAATCACAATGAGTTGCTTCAGCAAATACTGCAAGACACACCTGTAGATCAGCGACCTCCTTTAACCAAGGAAGCCTGTCAAGAACAACTGAGCAATAAAAAAGAGTGGCAATACTTGGTACTGAAGCGAGATGGTGACCAACTAATGCCTGTCTTGGGCAAAGAAGAGCTGTGGCTGTTGCGAAACGGATTTGATTCGGACAATATATACCAAGCACAAATCAAGGCAATCATTATTGATGATACTTGCCCACAAGAACATATAGATGAACTGCTATCATGGTCACAAGTAGATTACAAAAAGGAATGGCTCAAAGTAAGCAGTTACTTATTGGGTGGTTCTCCTTTGAGAGCTGTTGAGCATATTATCAGGTATGGCATTAATCCCGATCAATTCAGTTCCAGAGAAAGCTTTTATGAGGCAAGTCTCAATGATTTGCTCCTAAAAGCAAGTGAACATGTAAGAGGCAACACCCTCCGTTTTCTGGGCATGGTCTCCCATGAATGTCTGGATATAACGACTGGCTTAAGTAAGGAAGCGTACCTAGATATGCTGATGGAAAATCAAGTTGACCGAAAAGCCATCTTTAAGATGCTGGTAGAGCAGGAACAATTCCGTCTGATTCCAAAGATTGCACTCAAGGTAGATGTATCTCCTTTTGTGGTGAAAGAAAAGATAGCTGTACAGATCCAGTTACTTTCTATATTGGCACCATTCCCACAATATCATCCATTGGTGATCAGTCTTGAACGTAGCAAGTCTTCCAAACTTCGTAATCATATTGAGCAGCTGTATATACGATACCATATAAAGACTAAAGAGGCAGTTCAATGTCATATTGTGGACTATGGCGTGTATGTTATGGAGGGAAACACGGATCCTCAATCTGGCTCAACCCGAAAAACTGCACGTGAACCACTGTGTACTTTACAAACCACACAGATCAAAGGTGAGCCAGATACTTACTTCGGGTTGCGCTTTACAGCTACACATCCTGAAACAGCACCAAAAGTATTGGTACATCAGGTAACGGTCTCCCACCCATATAGGAATCCAGAGACTAATGAAGTGATACAATACACTTCCCAATGGACACAAAACGGTTACAGTAATTCCAATATATTCTTGGGATGGTATTTTGATCCAAAAGAAGAACTGCTTACTGGGCAATACCATATGACAGCCCATGATACAGATGGAAATCTTTTAGCTGAGAAAACTTTTGAGGTGATTTAA
- a CDS encoding sulfurtransferase, with protein sequence MSPIIQPEELLKIYQHENVVLVDAGSGGPAIENYNHKHLKGALYVDLNDQLSDIKEDAAIGGRHPLPSISQFNKVLTDLGVAADSHVIIYDDKKGANASARFWWMLKSVGHEKVQVLSGGLQAAAQAGIPTSSEKETPKENTAYKATEWQLPLVGISEVEKVSKSPDYLVVDVREEDRYNGLTEPIDLIAGHIPGAVNIPLSQNLNSDGSFKSPEALKKQYTEVIGNRNSENIIIHCGSGVTACHTILAMAYAGMEIPNLYVGSWSEWSRNNKEMITAAK encoded by the coding sequence ATGTCACCTATTATCCAACCTGAAGAACTATTGAAAATCTACCAGCATGAAAATGTAGTATTGGTAGATGCTGGCAGTGGCGGACCTGCTATTGAGAATTATAACCATAAGCATCTGAAAGGAGCGCTTTATGTTGATTTGAACGATCAGTTATCTGATATCAAAGAGGATGCTGCAATTGGAGGAAGACACCCGTTGCCTTCCATTAGTCAATTCAATAAGGTACTGACAGACTTGGGAGTAGCGGCAGATTCACATGTCATCATTTATGATGATAAAAAAGGGGCTAATGCTTCTGCGAGATTTTGGTGGATGCTTAAGTCAGTTGGACACGAGAAAGTACAGGTATTGAGTGGCGGTTTGCAGGCAGCAGCGCAAGCTGGTATTCCAACTAGTTCTGAAAAAGAAACTCCAAAAGAAAATACCGCTTACAAGGCTACTGAATGGCAACTGCCTTTGGTAGGTATCAGTGAAGTAGAGAAAGTATCCAAATCACCAGACTATTTGGTGGTAGACGTTCGAGAGGAAGACCGATATAATGGATTGACAGAGCCAATTGATTTGATTGCTGGTCATATTCCGGGAGCGGTGAACATTCCGCTTAGCCAAAACCTGAATAGTGATGGAAGTTTTAAATCTCCTGAGGCACTGAAAAAGCAATACACAGAAGTAATTGGTAACAGGAATTCTGAAAATATTATTATACACTGTGGCTCAGGTGTCACGGCGTGTCATACGATTTTGGCTATGGCTTATGCAGGAATGGAAATTCCAAACCTATATGTAGGGTCATGGAGTGAGTGGTCTAGAAATAATAAAGAAATGATCACCGCAGCAAAGTAA
- a CDS encoding Imm51 family immunity protein, producing MDNSFVDFFTSEEYQSVTVCFHSEKDIPFKFGEKLNEINEYAYMNGYNWAAVLEAYLHQEAPELLVDLEMMPEAGSCFMSYNQLHESNIDKAKRLVDLINDLVVNERELVDFVKNNGEEIAWD from the coding sequence ATGGATAATAGTTTTGTGGATTTTTTTACAAGTGAAGAGTATCAGAGTGTTACTGTTTGTTTTCATTCGGAAAAAGATATTCCCTTCAAGTTTGGCGAAAAGTTAAACGAGATAAATGAGTATGCCTATATGAATGGGTATAATTGGGCTGCGGTTCTTGAAGCTTATTTACATCAAGAAGCCCCCGAATTATTAGTGGATTTGGAAATGATGCCTGAAGCTGGCTCTTGTTTTATGAGTTACAACCAATTGCATGAGTCAAATATTGACAAAGCCAAAAGACTTGTCGATTTGATAAATGACTTGGTTGTCAATGAGCGTGAACTAGTGGACTTTGTGAAAAATAATGGTGAAGAAATAGCGTGGGATTGA
- a CDS encoding ribosomal maturation YjgA family protein, whose amino-acid sequence MKLKTQQVAQPQSKRNRVQYFLMVIAVIGLGLLSRTSVIPSIIYPYLGDALYALMIYFIIGFCFPNKKSISIMLICIGICFLIEISQLYKADWIMLVRSYKIGSLILGHGFLWSDLICYSFGGLVGYVIEKTTLNKITVQLR is encoded by the coding sequence ATGAAACTAAAAACACAACAGGTAGCCCAACCTCAATCCAAACGCAACAGAGTTCAGTACTTTTTAATGGTAATAGCTGTAATTGGTTTAGGGCTATTATCAAGGACATCTGTAATACCTTCCATCATTTACCCATACTTGGGAGATGCTTTGTATGCACTTATGATCTATTTTATCATTGGATTTTGCTTCCCCAATAAAAAATCAATTTCTATAATGCTGATTTGTATAGGTATATGCTTTCTAATCGAAATAAGCCAACTATACAAAGCAGATTGGATAATGCTAGTTCGAAGCTACAAGATTGGCAGTCTTATCCTAGGTCATGGTTTTCTATGGAGCGATTTGATTTGCTATTCATTTGGTGGTCTAGTAGGTTATGTGATAGAAAAGACAACACTGAATAAAATAACGGTGCAATTGCGTTAA